From a region of the Mycobacterium intracellulare ATCC 13950 genome:
- a CDS encoding cytidine deaminase, which yields MPEIDWKRLRDKAIQVSEGAYAPYSRFAVGAAALVDDHRVVTGCNVENISYGLGLCAECAVVCALHSTGGGRLIALACVDQRGSVLMPCGRCRQVLLEHGGPELLIDHPRGPRRLGDLLPDAFGPDDVAAGRR from the coding sequence ATGCCGGAGATCGACTGGAAAAGGTTGCGGGACAAGGCAATCCAGGTATCCGAAGGGGCCTATGCGCCGTACTCGCGGTTCGCAGTGGGTGCGGCCGCGCTGGTCGACGATCACCGCGTGGTCACCGGGTGCAATGTGGAGAACATCTCATATGGCCTTGGTCTCTGTGCCGAGTGCGCCGTGGTGTGCGCCCTGCATTCCACCGGCGGCGGCCGGCTGATCGCGCTGGCGTGCGTGGACCAGCGCGGATCGGTGCTCATGCCGTGCGGGCGATGCCGCCAGGTGCTGCTCGAACACGGCGGTCCCGAGTTGCTGATCGACCATCCGCGCGGGCCGCGCCGGCTCGGCGACCTGCTGCCGGATGCCTTCGGTCCCGACGACGTGGCCGCCGGGCGTCGCTGA
- the sdhC gene encoding succinate dehydrogenase, cytochrome b556 subunit, producing the protein MWSWVLHRISGATIFFFLFVHVLDAAMLRISPQTYNAVIHDYQMPIVGLMEYGLIAAVLFHGLNGIRVILIDFWSEGPRYQRLMFWVVGVVFLLLMVPAGVVTVIHMMEHFR; encoded by the coding sequence ATGTGGTCGTGGGTGCTGCATCGCATCAGCGGCGCGACCATCTTCTTTTTCCTGTTCGTGCACGTCCTGGACGCGGCGATGCTGCGGATCAGCCCCCAGACCTACAACGCGGTGATCCACGACTATCAGATGCCCATCGTCGGCCTGATGGAATACGGCCTGATCGCCGCGGTGCTCTTCCACGGCCTGAACGGGATCCGGGTGATCCTGATCGACTTCTGGTCCGAGGGCCCGCGCTACCAGCGCCTGATGTTCTGGGTCGTCGGCGTCGTGTTCCTGCTGCTGATGGTCCCGGCCGGCGTCGTGACCGTCATCCACATGATGGAGCACTTCCGATGA
- a CDS encoding succinate dehydrogenase hydrophobic membrane anchor subunit yields the protein MSSPDLQLTRGQTAPVKQRSYDRPASLDNPRSPRRRAGIPNFEKFAWLFMRFSGIALFVLAIGHLFIMLMWDNGVYRIDFNYVAQRWASPFWQFWDLALLWLAQLHGGNGLRTIIDDYSRKDSTRFWLNSLLLLSMGFTLVLGTYVLLTFDPNIHA from the coding sequence ATGAGCAGCCCCGACCTTCAGCTGACCCGCGGCCAGACGGCGCCGGTCAAACAACGCAGCTACGACCGGCCCGCCAGCCTGGACAATCCCCGCTCGCCGCGGCGCCGGGCCGGCATCCCCAACTTCGAGAAGTTCGCCTGGCTGTTCATGCGGTTCTCGGGCATCGCGCTGTTCGTGCTGGCGATCGGCCACCTGTTCATCATGCTGATGTGGGACAACGGCGTGTACCGCATCGACTTCAACTATGTGGCGCAGCGCTGGGCGTCGCCGTTCTGGCAATTCTGGGACCTCGCGCTGCTGTGGCTGGCGCAGCTGCACGGCGGCAACGGCCTGCGCACGATCATCGACGACTACAGCCGCAAGGACAGCACCCGGTTCTGGCTCAACAGCCTGCTGTTGCTGTCGATGGGGTTCACGTTGGTGCTGGGCACCTACGTGCTGCTGACGTTCGACCCCAACATTCACGCCTGA